In one window of Desulfobacteraceae bacterium DNA:
- a CDS encoding glycosyltransferase translates to MGKNSIYKILMYSHDTYGLGHIRRTMAIASHLRSPQVNILILTGSPIVGRFAFPEYIDFVRIPGMIKKTNEEYQPLSIKINPRHALAIRKNIITATAKTFQPHLFIVDKEPLGLKKEVLPTLQWLRRCMPQTRTILGLRDIMDDAASVRKDWTRKGVYDQLENLYSEIWVYGLREFYDPIAEYGLSESLSRKMQFTGYIPRRVPAREAVCSIRKKHGIRPGEKLVVVTTGGGGDGYRVLDTYLGMLEGLRPGQPNFKSVLITGPFLPRAQKEEIFQRARRLGVRCWQFYRRMEEIIAGADLVVCMGGYNTACEILSQGTVSLIVPRETPRREQLIRAEVLKRQQLLDFIPWYDCTPAKLGAKVAALLAHPEPYQAAMARFQLTAFDSMRQRLEAFRTAPHA, encoded by the coding sequence ATGGGAAAAAATTCCATCTACAAAATCCTGATGTACTCCCACGACACCTACGGTCTGGGGCACATCCGCCGGACCATGGCCATTGCCTCCCATCTGCGCAGCCCGCAGGTCAACATCCTGATCCTGACCGGCTCGCCCATCGTGGGCCGCTTCGCCTTTCCGGAATATATCGACTTCGTCCGCATCCCGGGCATGATCAAAAAGACCAACGAGGAATACCAGCCGCTTTCGATTAAAATCAACCCACGCCACGCCCTGGCGATCCGCAAGAACATCATCACGGCCACTGCCAAGACCTTCCAGCCACACCTCTTCATCGTCGACAAGGAGCCCCTGGGGCTCAAAAAGGAAGTCCTGCCCACCCTTCAGTGGCTGCGCCGCTGCATGCCCCAGACCCGTACCATCCTGGGCCTGCGCGACATCATGGACGACGCCGCCAGCGTCCGCAAGGACTGGACCCGCAAGGGGGTCTACGACCAGCTGGAAAACCTCTACAGCGAGATCTGGGTTTACGGCCTGCGGGAATTCTACGACCCCATCGCCGAATACGGCCTGTCGGAATCGCTCAGCCGCAAGATGCAGTTCACCGGCTACATTCCCCGGCGGGTGCCGGCCCGCGAGGCGGTCTGCAGCATCCGCAAAAAGCACGGCATCCGGCCCGGGGAGAAGCTGGTGGTGGTCACCACCGGCGGCGGCGGCGACGGCTACCGCGTGCTGGACACCTATCTGGGCATGCTGGAGGGGCTGAGGCCGGGCCAGCCGAACTTTAAAAGCGTACTGATCACCGGCCCGTTTCTGCCCAGGGCACAGAAGGAGGAGATCTTCCAGCGCGCCCGGCGCCTGGGGGTCCGCTGCTGGCAGTTCTATCGCCGTATGGAGGAGATCATCGCCGGCGCCGACCTGGTGGTCTGCATGGGGGGCTACAACACGGCCTGCGAAATTCTCTCCCAGGGGACCGTCTCGCTCATCGTTCCGCGCGAAACGCCGCGGCGCGAGCAGCTCATCCGGGCCGAGGTGCTAAAACGCCAGCAGCTGCTGGACTTCATCCCCTGGTACGACTGCACCCCCGCCAAACTGGGCGCCAAGGTGGCGGCGCTCCTGGCCCACCCCGAACCCTACCAGGCCGCCATGGCCCGCTTTCAGCTGACCGCCTTCGACAGCATGCGCCAGCGGCTGGAGGCTTTCAGGACAGCCCCTCATGCCTGA